Proteins from a single region of Chryseobacterium scophthalmum:
- a CDS encoding AHH domain-containing protein: MKTAKPVEKDNKVQQSQTKNQRQKEPSVIPLSEVEVGGVQTQKSEESKGNSGSGNLNGSIVPVHGSQTIYDQGSEIMYGKLQESLAQTGDINHPDTKEIEKGYMTTLNIDQARDYNDLKSGTYLPKTVQEQAANHQESKKDKEVKPKQKAKSVSKSKTDASLADLSSSPATQLVSDFNAVQNSSTALLNSQTEKAKGELPKVNAKIGSAFSGSKAKGKAGKDKTVAKSSKKTVKSAAQKPKSKEVSFPQSEPLKKVSYSFNSAGAKNGTFERQAHDQLRGIQLNTSAIPTRMQQSANLDLSGEADTEHLSIEQNDAAQDMGIKKNQAAKDIHKDYGENSIIKKPNDETLKSSRKITSKAVKKQPMDALKLDGIDEASINAQFEPIIQSKIGAETEKYQTAEFEHNQKVIEHEKSSENQINEEKNKSQEKQLKSVKDAQADVNQSRTEWQNELNKTESDFAKKSSNQAKTTLGNIKTEKSRGETAAQGHIDNANKEARKKKEVADKNAKEKKEQEEKKSGGFFGWVADKATAFINALKDALNFIFTKLREAVKVLFEAAKKLVLAALEIARKAIVGFIKGFASLLKGFLDFALAAFPGIRDRLKAKIDKYVAVAEKFVNETFEVFKKAVVAIIDFLAEAVDTLIGALQDFYNLILDAVNFIVAGIIKIMEGLYNLTSSAMVMPDNFMGQISEEFLGMDVTKPLPFEKTAMTKAASSGSDSEYSDLLGRNSYDESDFHVDPVTNDMELSPELLSQLQDSNGEINFGANNNTLDLFKQSAAGSQEMEGDATAAEKQDIPADPYAQADWFIDYQNKQSPPSTDTGSASGKQAATESSMPEEMKLVGPWTPLVRMYYLKEQMWSGIKKNWEENKWKYIGIGAAIVLGITALAILTAGAIFALIPPALEIFAAIMMAQAVAKASGFFKTFMTDGWLGKTATAGKALARAIGIILVELIFILLFDSAALFKVLKTAAKGGVKGVVNLAKAGAKSTLKAGKNALVATGKGFVKQAGKAKFFVQGIGKGIAKGAKNLDELGENLAKRFKFKGFKIVVKGFKFYLYGSVNPWVLLASGEVTEVKEVINKGGKKVGQKGEFTTIAGEQIEGILIGTGRGTRKSKFVRAIEDGTQDADEFLKLADDSARQKIINGVDSFNYEEAIKLYGQKAADIIKNRSSIAKNAGKHLAKEFEQAHHLIPIELIQKSKLVRKAIEGGFEFNGKINAKWLKQFSSKFEHLKDGVHASHPNYTKGVEKMLDDILVGLNKNIDEISENEAKAIMDNIAKKLAKKIEENPTTKINDLFN; this comes from the coding sequence ATGAAAACAGCAAAACCTGTAGAAAAAGACAATAAAGTCCAACAAAGCCAGACTAAAAATCAACGGCAAAAAGAACCATCGGTTATACCTTTATCTGAAGTAGAGGTAGGAGGCGTACAAACCCAAAAGTCTGAAGAATCAAAAGGTAATTCCGGATCAGGAAACCTTAATGGAAGTATCGTACCTGTTCATGGCTCGCAAACCATTTACGACCAAGGCTCAGAAATAATGTATGGAAAACTTCAGGAAAGTTTGGCTCAAACCGGCGATATCAATCATCCCGATACTAAAGAGATTGAGAAAGGTTATATGACAACCCTGAATATTGATCAGGCACGTGATTATAACGATCTTAAATCGGGAACTTATTTACCAAAGACCGTACAAGAACAAGCTGCAAATCATCAAGAGAGCAAAAAAGACAAGGAAGTAAAGCCGAAACAAAAAGCAAAATCAGTGAGCAAGAGCAAAACCGATGCTTCTTTGGCTGACTTGTCAAGTTCTCCGGCTACGCAATTGGTTAGTGATTTTAATGCGGTACAAAATAGCAGTACTGCACTTTTAAATAGCCAAACCGAGAAAGCAAAAGGAGAACTTCCAAAAGTGAATGCAAAAATAGGGAGTGCTTTTTCCGGATCTAAAGCAAAAGGTAAAGCCGGTAAAGATAAAACTGTAGCAAAATCAAGCAAGAAGACAGTGAAATCTGCAGCTCAAAAACCTAAGTCAAAAGAAGTCTCTTTCCCGCAAAGCGAGCCATTGAAAAAAGTAAGCTATTCTTTTAATTCAGCAGGTGCTAAAAACGGAACTTTTGAAAGACAGGCTCATGATCAGCTTAGAGGAATTCAGCTAAATACTTCTGCAATTCCTACAAGAATGCAACAAAGTGCAAATTTAGATCTTAGTGGAGAAGCCGATACAGAACACTTATCAATTGAGCAAAATGATGCTGCACAAGATATGGGTATCAAAAAAAATCAGGCGGCAAAAGACATTCATAAAGATTATGGTGAAAACAGCATTATCAAAAAACCAAACGATGAAACCCTTAAATCCTCTCGTAAAATAACTTCCAAAGCTGTTAAAAAACAACCTATGGATGCTTTAAAACTGGATGGTATTGATGAAGCTAGTATCAATGCTCAATTTGAACCGATCATTCAATCAAAAATAGGAGCCGAAACCGAGAAATATCAAACGGCAGAATTTGAGCATAATCAAAAAGTAATTGAACATGAAAAATCTTCTGAAAATCAAATAAATGAAGAGAAAAACAAGTCGCAGGAAAAACAGCTGAAATCTGTAAAAGACGCTCAAGCTGACGTTAATCAATCAAGAACTGAGTGGCAAAATGAGCTCAATAAAACAGAATCTGATTTTGCGAAAAAATCGAGCAACCAGGCCAAAACAACTCTCGGAAATATAAAAACGGAGAAAAGCAGAGGTGAAACTGCAGCTCAGGGTCATATTGATAACGCTAATAAAGAAGCGCGTAAGAAAAAAGAAGTCGCAGATAAAAATGCTAAAGAAAAAAAGGAGCAAGAAGAGAAAAAGAGCGGAGGTTTCTTTGGTTGGGTTGCAGATAAAGCTACAGCATTTATTAACGCCCTCAAAGATGCGCTGAATTTTATTTTTACCAAACTCAGAGAAGCGGTAAAAGTTCTTTTTGAAGCGGCCAAAAAATTAGTTTTAGCAGCATTAGAAATAGCAAGAAAAGCAATTGTAGGCTTTATCAAAGGTTTTGCTTCGTTGTTAAAAGGTTTCTTAGACTTTGCTTTGGCGGCGTTCCCTGGTATCAGAGACCGACTAAAAGCCAAAATAGACAAATACGTTGCGGTTGCCGAAAAATTCGTAAACGAAACATTTGAAGTCTTCAAAAAAGCAGTTGTTGCTATTATTGATTTCTTGGCAGAAGCAGTAGATACACTTATTGGCGCACTGCAGGATTTTTACAACCTGATTCTTGATGCGGTTAATTTTATTGTAGCCGGAATTATAAAAATAATGGAAGGTTTATACAACTTGACAAGTTCGGCTATGGTAATGCCGGATAACTTTATGGGACAAATTTCTGAAGAGTTTTTGGGAATGGATGTAACAAAACCGTTACCATTTGAAAAAACAGCAATGACTAAGGCTGCAAGCTCAGGATCGGATTCAGAATACTCTGATTTGTTAGGAAGAAACTCTTACGATGAAAGTGATTTCCATGTTGATCCTGTAACGAATGATATGGAATTGAGCCCGGAACTTCTCTCTCAATTACAAGACAGTAATGGTGAAATTAATTTCGGAGCCAATAACAATACGCTTGATCTATTTAAACAATCTGCTGCCGGATCACAAGAAATGGAAGGTGATGCAACTGCAGCCGAAAAACAAGACATTCCAGCCGATCCATACGCTCAAGCTGATTGGTTTATTGATTATCAAAACAAACAATCACCGCCTAGTACAGATACAGGAAGTGCTTCTGGTAAACAGGCTGCAACAGAAAGCTCAATGCCTGAAGAAATGAAATTGGTAGGTCCTTGGACTCCTTTGGTTCGTATGTATTACCTAAAAGAGCAGATGTGGTCAGGAATTAAGAAAAACTGGGAAGAAAACAAATGGAAGTATATTGGTATCGGAGCTGCAATTGTTCTCGGAATAACCGCATTGGCGATTCTTACAGCAGGAGCTATTTTTGCATTGATTCCACCTGCACTCGAAATCTTTGCTGCTATAATGATGGCACAAGCAGTTGCAAAAGCGAGTGGTTTCTTCAAAACATTTATGACTGATGGTTGGCTAGGAAAAACAGCTACCGCAGGAAAAGCTTTAGCAAGAGCAATCGGGATTATTTTAGTTGAATTAATTTTCATACTTTTATTCGATTCTGCTGCATTGTTTAAAGTATTAAAAACAGCAGCCAAAGGCGGAGTGAAAGGAGTGGTTAATTTAGCCAAAGCGGGAGCGAAAAGCACATTGAAAGCCGGCAAAAATGCTCTTGTTGCTACCGGAAAAGGATTTGTAAAACAGGCTGGTAAAGCGAAGTTCTTTGTTCAGGGAATAGGAAAAGGAATAGCTAAAGGCGCTAAAAATTTAGACGAGTTAGGTGAAAACTTAGCGAAACGTTTTAAATTTAAAGGATTTAAAATTGTTGTCAAAGGATTTAAATTTTATCTTTACGGAAGCGTTAATCCTTGGGTTTTATTGGCGAGTGGAGAAGTTACAGAAGTAAAAGAAGTAATAAATAAAGGAGGTAAAAAAGTAGGTCAAAAAGGAGAGTTTACTACTATAGCAGGTGAACAAATTGAGGGAATCCTTATCGGTACAGGAAGAGGAACAAGAAAATCTAAATTTGTAAGAGCTATAGAAGACGGAACTCAAGATGCGGATGAATTCTTGAAATTAGCTGATGATTCCGCTAGACAAAAAATAATAAATGGTGTAGATTCATTTAATTATGAAGAAGCCATTAAGTTATATGGGCAAAAAGCTGCAGACATAATTAAAAATCGAAGCAGTATTGCTAAAAACGCAGGGAAACATTTAGCCAAAGAGTTTGAACAAGCGCATCACTTAATTCCTATTGAGTTAATACAAAAATCTAAGCTTGTTCGAAAAGCAATAGAAGGAGGTTTTGAATTTAACGGGAAAATAAATGCTAAATGGCTGAAACAGTTTAGTAGCAAATTTGAACATTTAAAAGACGGAGTTCATGCAAGCCATCCTAATTATACCAAAGGAGTTGAAAAAATGTTGGATGATATCTTAGTAGGATTAAATAAAAATATTGATGAAATATCAGAAAATGAAGCGAAAGCTATTATGGACAATATTGCTAAAAAATTAGCTAAGAAAATAGAAGAAAATCCAACAACAAAAATTAATGACTTATTTAATTGA
- a CDS encoding 5-fold beta-flower protein, producing MKKTLFICSLLFSLSIANAQTIESGSRSTTGYIKSDGTIENSSRSTVGYIKNDGTIENKSRSTIGYIKSDGTIENKSRSTVGYVKKDGTVENSSRSTIGYIKDDGTVENSSRSTIGYARGIKKEWAAVTFFFFKLD from the coding sequence ATGAAAAAAACATTATTCATTTGTTCCCTTTTGTTCAGTCTTTCCATTGCAAATGCGCAAACGATAGAATCGGGAAGTCGCAGTACTACAGGTTATATCAAAAGTGATGGTACGATCGAAAACAGCAGTCGTTCTACGGTAGGTTACATTAAAAATGACGGTACAATTGAAAATAAAAGCCGAAGTACCATTGGTTATATCAAGAGTGATGGTACGATAGAAAACAAAAGCCGCTCTACTGTAGGTTATGTTAAAAAAGATGGAACCGTAGAAAATAGCAGTCGTTCAACGATTGGTTACATTAAAGATGATGGAACGGTAGAAAACAGCAGCCGCAGTACGATTGGCTACGCAAGAGGAATTAAAAAAGAATGGGCAGCAGTGACTTTTTTCTTCTTTAAATTAGATTAA
- a CDS encoding AHH domain-containing protein: protein MKLADDSARQKIINGVDSFDYEKAIRDYGQKAADIIKNRSSIAKNAGKHLAKKYEQAHHLIPIELISNEKVGKFVQKAIEGGFEFNGKINAKWLKQFSSKFEHLKDGVHASHPKYTNGVEDMIGALLLTSGKSIDEITESQARMMLEKIASQVLKKIEDNPTTKINELF, encoded by the coding sequence TTGAAATTAGCAGATGATTCCGCTAGGCAAAAGATCATAAATGGTGTAGATTCATTTGACTATGAAAAAGCTATAAGAGACTATGGACAAAAAGCTGCAGACATAATTAAAAATCGAAGCAGTATTGCAAAAAACGCTGGAAAACATCTGGCTAAGAAATATGAACAAGCACATCACTTGATTCCAATCGAATTGATATCAAATGAAAAAGTTGGTAAGTTTGTACAAAAAGCAATAGAAGGAGGCTTTGAATTTAACGGGAAAATAAATGCTAAATGGTTGAAACAGTTTAGTAGCAAATTTGAACATTTAAAAGATGGAGTACATGCAAGCCATCCAAAGTATACAAATGGTGTTGAAGATATGATTGGGGCTCTTTTACTGACGTCTGGAAAAAGCATTGATGAAATTACAGAGAGTCAAGCTAGAATGATGCTAGAAAAAATAGCGTCACAAGTATTGAAGAAAATAGAAGATAACCCAACAACAAAAATTAATGAATTATTCTAA
- a CDS encoding imm11 family protein — protein sequence MTYLIENNINMIKFFEITYSVDEKISGCESQINNFFEKSNLTKQVIDLYQDNMKNTFIDDQIINLHNFSMDKKSKLTDILSSDYLKLDGFFISKKLREIIEKTIVYKFKILDTTLYKKGEKIVNYFFFNVINTDNIDYKKSSFRVDASLVNWRDGGREIEINNEEELFSKAWEVIMDDPTMKILPKKAILKEYVDIIKFANSSSIYCSEHLKKKIEEEKLTGVVFEETDIEFYLDQ from the coding sequence ATGACTTATTTAATTGAAAACAATATTAATATGATTAAATTTTTTGAAATCACTTATAGTGTTGATGAAAAGATTTCGGGATGTGAATCTCAAATTAACAATTTTTTTGAAAAATCAAACTTGACCAAGCAAGTTATTGACTTGTATCAAGATAACATGAAAAATACTTTCATTGATGATCAAATTATAAATCTTCACAATTTTAGTATGGACAAAAAATCTAAATTAACAGACATATTGAGTAGCGATTATTTAAAACTTGATGGTTTTTTTATTAGCAAAAAATTGAGAGAAATTATTGAAAAAACGATAGTATATAAATTTAAAATTTTAGATACAACTTTATATAAAAAAGGCGAAAAAATTGTTAACTATTTCTTTTTTAATGTAATTAATACAGATAACATAGATTACAAAAAAAGCTCATTTAGAGTTGATGCTTCTCTTGTTAATTGGCGTGATGGAGGTAGAGAAATTGAAATTAATAACGAAGAAGAATTATTTTCAAAGGCTTGGGAAGTAATTATGGATGATCCTACGATGAAAATACTTCCAAAGAAAGCTATTCTTAAAGAATATGTTGATATAATTAAATTTGCCAATTCAAGTTCTATTTATTGTTCAGAACATCTTAAGAAAAAAATAGAAGAAGAAAAACTGACAGGTGTAGTATTTGAAGAGACAGATATAGAATTTTATTTAGATCAATAA
- a CDS encoding PKD domain-containing protein produces MKNQLSNIAVQYRKFSKGQYIDYSQFNEFLDFFEDQDRLSRVMLQGVGILCGLKPKLIYVNNKLNKIQLSQGVALTTDGDLLTLNNAGEVSKELYVSDLKKIKLENKEFTHFKVYDNFKIRYPAFNTGSTSQIELWELATTEEANLDFQPIDSLSSLEDKYLLLYLESDEKEIKPCRGVDCDNHGILQIRNLKVLVTTAAGINHILESDQIQPHPLFIDGIMSAATQERVIVERLILERGVEKEVFSSDLKKMYQDVLERNGYGDIVFKKINEIAKIIGVSTVDYQNFKISIEECLAQKTGFQYAYDVVKDLMDTYSEIVKLLPKAFTKCLPDLISFPKHVMLGKLISDKQLDFSRHLFYNSPVLDDEKATQRVKLLINRFKQQAQNFRYSDSFENEAQIKITPSQKLNPLSNKAIPFYYQVTDEFLKAWNFDKTSNRSFRENLGYDVSLLSSDMHIQNPLDFNIDKNSFYNIEGHQGMLYQDAFEQIKEIRDKHQLGFDIMALSLQGLVNNKDLSKAYFNEYLEKNPGLEHKRGVERKGTFLIVYEIIDGESIVVADFSIPYTCCTPKTDVKLSLPSTVICAEAARIPFTVIPVNGEVVANVGRGVELDGGQYFFNPKLVDPSLHGKEITFTVNGKPTNCSIKVIAQPEIKVVVDHVFYPEGGAIGTTVNMVVSGENFKDYTYSWDFWDNGSFITLKPDAKGNVNYTYYNLVPTRIPTIKVKVSGSGCTQDIAIRDWYKASVQLSLPKAVVCSNSSSMPFAVSPVGGVVKASVGGGVVIDDDGQYLFNPQLINASLHGQVITFTVDGQSTNCSIKVITQPDVEINVIAVDYPSGGSNETVIHFKVTQQNGQDFTNYNYSWDFGDYGIQSPLNPDSSGNVSCKLYNVSSKNIPPIKVTVSNGECTEVITINNWYNPPRASLVIKEIRFSDTNCCESVMPAVAVQATGPSRVALKEESFKLNGIAQGPPTLIYSWVKLKGPMVTLNGANTSILDVKDLVDDEYEFQLTVLDVDSGAFAQSNILVVNVYR; encoded by the coding sequence ATGAAGAATCAATTAAGTAATATTGCCGTCCAATACCGAAAATTCAGTAAAGGACAATATATAGATTACAGCCAATTCAACGAGTTTTTAGATTTTTTCGAAGATCAGGATCGTTTGTCTAGAGTAATGTTGCAGGGAGTAGGTATTTTGTGTGGTCTCAAACCCAAACTTATTTATGTAAATAACAAATTAAACAAAATACAACTTTCTCAGGGTGTGGCTCTTACAACTGATGGAGATTTACTTACCCTAAATAATGCAGGTGAGGTAAGTAAAGAGTTGTATGTAAGTGATCTGAAGAAAATTAAATTAGAAAATAAAGAGTTTACACATTTTAAAGTGTATGATAATTTCAAAATAAGATACCCTGCATTTAATACTGGATCTACTAGTCAAATTGAGCTTTGGGAATTGGCAACAACAGAAGAAGCAAATCTTGATTTTCAACCTATTGACAGTCTTTCAAGTTTAGAAGACAAATATTTACTGCTGTATTTAGAAAGTGACGAAAAAGAAATTAAACCTTGTAGAGGGGTTGATTGTGATAATCATGGGATCCTACAAATTCGAAACCTGAAAGTATTGGTTACTACAGCTGCAGGAATTAATCATATTCTTGAAAGTGATCAGATTCAGCCCCATCCTCTGTTTATAGATGGTATAATGAGTGCTGCAACTCAGGAACGAGTGATTGTAGAGCGACTTATTTTAGAAAGAGGAGTAGAAAAAGAGGTTTTCTCTTCTGACTTAAAGAAGATGTATCAGGATGTTTTAGAGAGAAATGGGTATGGTGATATTGTTTTCAAAAAAATCAATGAAATCGCTAAAATAATAGGCGTTTCAACTGTTGATTATCAAAACTTCAAAATTTCAATTGAAGAATGTCTTGCTCAAAAAACAGGTTTCCAGTATGCTTATGATGTAGTAAAAGATTTAATGGATACCTATTCTGAAATTGTAAAATTACTTCCAAAAGCATTTACGAAATGCCTTCCCGATTTAATTTCTTTTCCTAAACATGTAATGCTTGGAAAATTAATATCAGACAAGCAATTAGATTTCTCAAGACATCTGTTTTATAATTCACCTGTTTTAGATGATGAAAAAGCGACACAAAGAGTCAAGCTGTTAATTAATCGTTTTAAGCAACAGGCACAAAACTTCAGATATTCTGATAGTTTTGAAAATGAAGCACAAATTAAAATCACTCCATCTCAAAAACTAAATCCTCTTAGCAATAAAGCAATTCCTTTTTATTATCAGGTGACAGATGAGTTTTTGAAAGCTTGGAATTTTGATAAAACAAGCAATCGATCATTTAGAGAAAATTTAGGATATGATGTTAGTTTGCTGTCATCAGACATGCATATTCAAAATCCTTTAGATTTTAACATTGATAAAAATTCTTTTTATAATATTGAAGGTCATCAAGGGATGCTTTATCAAGATGCTTTTGAGCAGATAAAAGAAATTAGAGATAAGCATCAATTGGGATTTGATATTATGGCTTTGTCTTTACAGGGATTAGTAAATAATAAAGACTTGTCAAAAGCTTATTTCAATGAATATTTAGAAAAAAATCCGGGATTAGAACATAAACGCGGAGTAGAACGTAAAGGTACTTTTTTAATTGTTTATGAGATTATCGACGGAGAATCAATAGTTGTAGCAGATTTTTCAATTCCGTACACATGTTGTACTCCAAAAACTGATGTTAAATTGAGTTTACCAAGTACTGTTATTTGTGCTGAAGCAGCACGTATACCGTTTACCGTAATTCCTGTGAATGGAGAGGTTGTTGCAAATGTAGGTAGAGGTGTGGAACTAGATGGTGGTCAGTATTTCTTTAATCCAAAATTGGTAGATCCAAGTTTACATGGTAAGGAAATTACCTTTACTGTAAATGGAAAACCTACTAATTGCAGTATTAAGGTTATTGCACAACCGGAGATAAAAGTGGTTGTTGATCATGTCTTCTATCCTGAAGGAGGAGCAATCGGAACGACGGTAAATATGGTTGTTTCCGGTGAAAACTTTAAAGACTATACTTACAGTTGGGATTTCTGGGATAATGGAAGCTTTATTACGCTGAAACCGGATGCAAAAGGAAATGTTAATTATACTTATTATAATCTGGTGCCAACAAGAATTCCGACCATAAAAGTGAAGGTGAGTGGCAGTGGATGTACTCAGGATATCGCGATAAGAGATTGGTACAAAGCTTCAGTTCAATTAAGTTTGCCAAAAGCTGTTGTTTGTTCTAATTCATCTTCTATGCCTTTTGCAGTATCTCCTGTAGGAGGAGTTGTGAAAGCCAGCGTTGGTGGAGGTGTGGTAATAGATGATGATGGACAATACCTTTTTAATCCACAATTGATAAATGCAAGTTTACACGGTCAGGTGATTACCTTTACTGTAGACGGACAATCGACCAACTGTAGTATTAAGGTTATTACGCAGCCGGATGTTGAGATTAATGTGATTGCTGTTGATTATCCAAGTGGTGGTTCAAATGAAACAGTCATACACTTTAAAGTTACTCAGCAAAATGGACAAGATTTCACAAATTATAATTACAGCTGGGATTTTGGAGATTATGGTATTCAGTCTCCATTAAACCCGGATTCTAGTGGGAATGTAAGTTGTAAGTTATATAACGTGAGTTCCAAAAATATTCCACCGATAAAGGTGACCGTGAGTAACGGAGAATGTACTGAGGTTATAACGATAAATAATTGGTACAATCCTCCTCGAGCTTCTCTTGTAATAAAAGAGATCAGATTCTCAGATACAAATTGCTGCGAGTCTGTTATGCCTGCCGTTGCAGTTCAGGCAACAGGACCTTCGCGTGTTGCACTAAAGGAAGAGAGTTTTAAATTAAACGGAATAGCTCAGGGACCGCCAACGCTTATCTATTCATGGGTAAAATTGAAAGGTCCGATGGTAACTCTTAACGGAGCTAATACATCCATTCTTGATGTGAAAGATTTAGTGGATGACGAATATGAGTTCCAACTTACAGTTTTGGATGTTGACAGCGGAGCATTTGCTCAATCTAATATATTGGTTGTAAATGTATATCGTTAA
- a CDS encoding S24 family peptidase yields the protein MNYLEFKEIRKKLKMKQADIAKSIGVGTRAVQYWEKGERKIPETTAYFVTNLLQEQENKLNDGASPVVFSDLKIMNVPLANQYAQAGYLHNFADEEYIESLPTIPFTDDVEHRGEYMCFEVKGDSMDNGSYESYLEGDIILCRNIRHDYWMSKLHYDKWDFVIVHKEKGILVKRIVNHDVERGIITLHSLNEYYEDFEIHLQDVAKLFNIISTRRKNNRR from the coding sequence ATGAACTATTTAGAATTCAAAGAAATCAGAAAGAAACTAAAGATGAAGCAGGCTGATATAGCAAAATCTATAGGTGTTGGTACCAGAGCCGTACAATACTGGGAGAAAGGCGAACGAAAAATACCGGAAACCACCGCTTATTTTGTAACCAATCTATTACAGGAACAAGAAAACAAATTAAATGACGGTGCATCACCTGTTGTTTTCTCAGATTTAAAAATCATGAATGTTCCTCTTGCCAATCAATATGCACAAGCCGGCTATTTGCACAACTTTGCTGATGAAGAATATATAGAAAGTTTACCTACAATTCCTTTTACTGATGATGTAGAGCACCGAGGTGAATACATGTGTTTTGAAGTGAAAGGAGACAGCATGGACAACGGATCTTACGAAAGCTATCTGGAAGGCGATATTATTTTGTGCAGAAACATAAGACATGATTACTGGATGAGCAAACTGCATTACGACAAATGGGATTTTGTAATCGTTCACAAAGAGAAAGGAATTCTTGTAAAGCGAATCGTCAACCACGATGTTGAGAGAGGCATTATCACCCTTCATTCTCTAAATGAATACTACGAAGATTTTGAAATCCATTTACAGGATGTTGCAAAGCTTTTTAATATTATCAGCACAAGAAGAAAAAATAACAGAAGATAA
- a CDS encoding AHH domain-containing protein yields the protein MAKEFEQAHHLIPIELITNQKVGEFIRKAINGGFEFNGKINAKWLKQFSSKFEHLKDGVHASHPQYTNRVVDFIENTVKTELGKSLSQVSKQEAKEVLEIVSQSLDEIITVNKNMKINDIIF from the coding sequence TTGGCGAAAGAATTTGAACAAGCACATCACTTGATTCCAATAGAACTGATAACAAATCAAAAAGTTGGAGAGTTTATACGGAAAGCCATAAATGGAGGTTTCGAATTTAATGGAAAGATAAATGCAAAATGGTTAAAACAGTTTAGTAGTAAATTCGAACATTTAAAAGATGGGGTTCATGCGAGTCATCCTCAATATACAAATAGAGTTGTAGATTTTATAGAGAATACTGTTAAAACTGAATTAGGGAAATCTCTAAGTCAGGTTTCTAAACAAGAAGCTAAAGAAGTACTAGAAATAGTTTCTCAATCTCTTGATGAGATTATTACAGTAAATAAAAATATGAAAATTAATGATATAATTTTTTAA